In Streptomyces sp. NBC_01426, one genomic interval encodes:
- a CDS encoding methionine ABC transporter ATP-binding protein, giving the protein MITTSGLTKVYQSRGREVTALDGVDLHVREGEVYGVIGQSGAGKSSLIRCVNLLERPTTGTVTVDGVDLTALAGRGRRAGKELREARSRIGMVFQHFNLLSSRTVQANIELPLEILGISGRERSRKAVELLDLVGLADKAKAYPAQLSGGQKQRVGIARALAGDPKVLLSDEATSALDPETTRSILQLLRDLNRQLGLTVLLITHEMDVVKAVCDSAALMKNGRVLESGTVSELLATPGSELAAELFPVSGVAGGPDRTVVDVTFHGEAATRPVISQLSRTYNIDISILGAAMDTVGGKQIGRMRIELPGRYEDNVVPVGFLREQGLQIDVVDEVEDVQTAVNTITDALVKEGAK; this is encoded by the coding sequence GTGATCACCACATCGGGCCTCACGAAGGTCTACCAGTCCCGTGGCCGCGAGGTCACCGCCCTGGACGGCGTCGATCTCCACGTCCGCGAGGGCGAGGTCTACGGAGTCATCGGCCAGAGCGGCGCCGGCAAGTCCTCCCTCATCCGCTGCGTGAACCTGCTGGAGCGCCCCACCACCGGCACCGTCACCGTCGACGGCGTGGACCTCACCGCGCTCGCCGGCCGCGGCCGCCGCGCCGGCAAGGAACTCCGCGAGGCCCGCAGCCGCATCGGCATGGTGTTCCAGCACTTCAACCTGTTGTCCTCGCGCACCGTGCAGGCCAACATCGAGCTGCCCCTGGAGATCCTCGGGATCTCCGGCCGCGAGCGCTCGCGCAAGGCCGTCGAACTCCTCGACCTCGTGGGCCTCGCCGACAAGGCCAAGGCCTACCCCGCCCAGCTCTCCGGCGGCCAGAAGCAGCGCGTCGGCATCGCCCGCGCCCTGGCCGGCGACCCCAAGGTGCTGCTCTCCGACGAGGCCACCAGCGCCCTGGACCCCGAGACCACCCGCTCGATCCTGCAACTGCTGCGCGACCTCAACCGCCAGCTCGGCCTGACCGTCCTCCTGATCACCCACGAGATGGACGTGGTCAAGGCCGTCTGCGACTCCGCCGCACTGATGAAGAACGGCCGGGTCCTCGAGTCCGGCACCGTCTCGGAACTGCTGGCCACCCCCGGCTCCGAGCTGGCCGCCGAACTGTTCCCCGTCAGCGGTGTCGCCGGCGGCCCCGACCGCACGGTCGTCGACGTCACCTTCCACGGCGAAGCGGCGACCCGCCCGGTCATCTCCCAGCTCTCTCGGACCTACAACATCGACATATCGATCCTGGGTGCCGCGATGGACACCGTCGGCGGGAAGCAGATCGGCCGCATGCGGATCGAGCTGCCCGGCCGCTACGAGGACAACGTGGTCCCCGTGGGCTTCCTCCGGGAGCAGGGCCTCCAGATCGACGTGGTCGACGAGGTCGAGGACGTACAGACCGCGGTGAACACGATCACCGACGCACTGGTCAAGGAAGGTGCCAAGTGA
- a CDS encoding sigma-70 family RNA polymerase sigma factor, with protein MDLLKDANLLNELGPLLSAEAAAEAPAAGVDAADLEQAVWVRLLESGPAPEPADRASWLRRAVRAEARGARRRARREVPYGARPGSAGAEPEDAALHGEVNRVLRSAVARLPGRCPELIGALLSPRDLTYREIAGELGISQGSLGPVRSRCLGCLRRMLAAEVAAPDLRGRER; from the coding sequence ATGGACCTGCTGAAGGACGCCAACCTTCTGAACGAACTGGGACCGCTGCTCTCCGCCGAGGCGGCAGCGGAGGCCCCGGCCGCCGGAGTGGACGCGGCCGACCTGGAACAAGCCGTCTGGGTCAGGCTGCTGGAGAGCGGACCCGCCCCTGAGCCCGCCGACCGCGCGAGCTGGCTGCGCCGGGCCGTGCGCGCCGAGGCGCGCGGGGCGCGCCGCCGGGCGCGGCGCGAAGTCCCCTACGGCGCCCGCCCCGGCAGCGCCGGCGCCGAACCGGAGGACGCCGCCCTGCACGGGGAGGTCAACCGCGTCCTCCGATCGGCTGTCGCCCGGTTGCCCGGACGTTGTCCGGAACTCATAGGGGCACTTCTTTCGCCCAGGGACCTCACCTACCGTGAAATCGCAGGAGAGTTGGGTATCTCACAAGGAAGTTTGGGACCCGTACGTTCCCGTTGCCTGGGATGTCTGCGCAGAATGCTGGCTGCAGAGGTTGCGGCTCCTGACCTGCGGGGAAGGGAGCGGTAG
- a CDS encoding GNAT family N-acetyltransferase yields the protein MGMSVTISAAAAEDAEQIFKLQYLAFQSEAELYGNYLIQPLTQSLDSLKAELETDTVLVARLGDEVVGTVRGNVDEDGTGRIAKLCVHPRLQGHGLGARLLRAVEAALTGDGETSRFRLHTGHKSEANLRLYRKAGYIRVGDRTASDGVHLVILEKEAKAASDFAVSA from the coding sequence ATGGGCATGAGTGTGACCATTTCGGCGGCGGCCGCCGAGGACGCGGAGCAGATCTTCAAGCTGCAGTACCTGGCGTTCCAGAGCGAGGCCGAGCTCTACGGCAACTACCTCATCCAACCGCTCACCCAGTCGCTCGACTCCCTCAAGGCGGAGCTGGAGACGGACACCGTGTTGGTGGCCCGACTCGGCGACGAGGTCGTCGGCACCGTCCGCGGCAACGTGGACGAGGACGGCACGGGCAGGATCGCCAAGCTCTGCGTCCACCCCCGACTCCAGGGCCACGGCCTCGGCGCCCGACTGCTGCGCGCGGTCGAGGCGGCGCTCACGGGCGACGGCGAGACCAGCCGCTTCCGGCTGCACACCGGCCACAAGAGCGAGGCCAACCTGCGGCTGTACCGCAAGGCGGGCTACATCCGGGTCGGCGACCGCACCGCCTCCGACGGCGTGCACCTGGTGATCCTGGAGAAGGAGGCGAAGGCCGCCTCGGACTTCGCCGTCAGCGCCTGA
- the cbiE gene encoding precorrin-6y C5,15-methyltransferase (decarboxylating) subunit CbiE: MADRVTVIGWDGSPLTAAARSALSAATLVAGAAHHLALPEIPPGAERIRLGSLGLAARRIAGHRGTAVVLADGDPGFFGVVRTLRAPEHGLEVEVVPAVSAVAAAFARAGMPWDDAQVVVAHPRTLRRAVNVCRAHGKVAVLTSPGAGPAELALLLGGVHRTFVICEELGTERERVTVLTSDRVADHTWRDPNVVIVIGGAAQAGGVAADPGWLLGQGVAAGGDRGWARPQADTGEGESALLRAAQLARLGPRPGDLVWDIGTGSGTLALDAAAFGAAVIAVDADPHACARLATAARGRGTQLQIVNGRAPHVLEDLPEPDVVRVGGGGAEVVAAVADRRPERIVSHASTRDEAEAIGRTLTEHGYAVECALLQSVGLDTRSWTERQRSVVFLLAAERPANRPDRT; encoded by the coding sequence ATGGCCGACCGGGTCACGGTGATCGGCTGGGACGGTTCGCCCTTGACCGCGGCCGCCCGGTCCGCGCTCTCCGCCGCCACCCTCGTGGCCGGCGCGGCCCACCACCTCGCGCTCCCCGAGATCCCCCCCGGCGCGGAACGCATCCGCCTCGGCAGCCTCGGCCTCGCCGCCCGCCGGATCGCCGGCCACCGCGGCACCGCCGTGGTCCTGGCCGACGGCGACCCCGGCTTCTTCGGGGTCGTACGCACCCTGCGCGCCCCCGAACACGGCCTCGAAGTCGAGGTGGTCCCCGCCGTCTCGGCCGTGGCCGCCGCCTTCGCCCGCGCCGGCATGCCCTGGGACGACGCCCAGGTCGTCGTGGCCCACCCCCGCACCCTGCGCCGCGCCGTCAACGTCTGCCGCGCCCACGGCAAGGTCGCCGTCCTCACCTCACCCGGAGCGGGCCCCGCCGAACTGGCCCTGCTGCTCGGCGGAGTCCACCGGACCTTCGTCATCTGCGAGGAACTCGGCACCGAACGGGAACGGGTCACCGTCCTCACCTCCGACCGGGTCGCCGACCACACCTGGCGCGACCCCAACGTCGTCATCGTCATCGGCGGCGCCGCCCAGGCCGGCGGCGTCGCGGCCGACCCCGGCTGGCTGCTCGGCCAGGGCGTCGCGGCCGGCGGTGACCGGGGCTGGGCCCGACCGCAGGCCGACACCGGCGAGGGCGAGTCCGCCCTGCTGCGGGCCGCCCAGCTCGCCCGACTCGGCCCGCGCCCCGGCGACCTCGTCTGGGACATCGGCACCGGCTCCGGCACCCTCGCCCTGGACGCCGCCGCGTTCGGCGCCGCCGTCATCGCCGTCGACGCGGACCCGCACGCCTGCGCCCGCCTCGCCACCGCCGCCCGCGGCCGCGGCACACAGCTCCAGATCGTCAACGGTCGCGCGCCCCACGTCCTCGAAGACCTCCCCGAACCCGACGTCGTGCGGGTCGGCGGAGGCGGAGCCGAGGTCGTCGCCGCCGTCGCGGACCGGCGCCCCGAGCGGATCGTCAGCCACGCCTCGACCCGCGACGAGGCCGAGGCCATCGGCCGCACCCTCACCGAACACGGGTACGCCGTCGAGTGCGCGCTGCTCCAGTCCGTCGGCCTCGACACCCGCTCCTGGACCGAACGACAGCGTTCCGTCGTCTTCCTGCTGGCCGCCGAACGCCCTGCGAACCGCCCGGACAGGACCTGA
- a CDS encoding GNAT family N-acetyltransferase, with protein MTTTFPDVTISTDRLVLRPFEVEDVTALAEMMNDEHVTAWTTAAHPYTHADAHRWAARDSHAERTEGRGIVLAVTEFLTHRLVGAVRLMNTDWRTLTTEVGYVTAPWARGEGYASESVLAVAQWLFRDRGFERLELRTAADNTASQQVAQKIGCISEGVLRNACIVRTQNGAGGWTETRSDLIVWGLVPEDLDDDEGYDGYPGYGDQHAFGQRADASGYPVGADWS; from the coding sequence ATGACTACCACCTTCCCGGACGTCACCATCAGCACGGACCGGCTGGTGCTGCGCCCCTTCGAGGTGGAGGACGTCACCGCGCTCGCCGAGATGATGAACGACGAACACGTCACCGCGTGGACCACCGCCGCGCACCCGTACACCCACGCCGACGCGCACCGTTGGGCCGCCCGCGACTCCCACGCCGAACGCACCGAGGGCCGCGGCATCGTCCTGGCCGTCACCGAGTTCCTCACCCACCGCCTCGTCGGCGCCGTCCGCCTGATGAACACCGACTGGCGGACCCTCACCACCGAGGTCGGCTACGTCACCGCCCCCTGGGCCCGGGGCGAGGGCTACGCGAGCGAATCCGTGCTCGCCGTCGCCCAATGGCTCTTCCGCGACCGGGGGTTCGAGCGCCTCGAACTGCGCACCGCCGCCGACAACACCGCCTCCCAACAGGTCGCCCAGAAGATCGGCTGCATCAGCGAGGGCGTCCTGCGCAACGCCTGCATAGTGCGCACCCAGAACGGCGCCGGCGGCTGGACCGAGACCCGCAGCGACCTCATCGTCTGGGGCCTGGTCCCCGAGGACCTCGACGACGACGAGGGCTACGACGGCTACCCCGGCTACGGGGACCAGCACGCGTTCGGGCAGCGCGCCGACGCGAGCGGATACCCCGTCGGGGCCGACTGGAGCTGA
- a CDS encoding MetQ/NlpA family ABC transporter substrate-binding protein, protein MRKNIKLTAFAAASAALALGLTACGSSSDPSSAKTDGGKADESKALVIAASPSPHADILNFVKDKLAAKNGLKLEVKEFTDYVLPNTATEQGQVDGNYFQHKPYLDDFNKKNGTHIVPVVNVHLEPLGLYSKKIKAIGDIKPGQTIAVPNDTTNEGRALQLLATNNLITLKEGVGTSAKLSDITDKKGLEFKELEAATVPRALNDVDAAIINGNYAIEANLAPAKDALVLEKAEGNPYANFLAVKDGNQNDPRVQKLAKLLNSDEVKKFIEDKYQGSVVPAFGAPKA, encoded by the coding sequence GTGCGTAAGAACATCAAGCTCACCGCTTTCGCCGCCGCGTCCGCCGCGCTCGCCCTCGGCCTCACCGCCTGCGGCAGCTCCTCCGACCCGTCCTCCGCCAAGACCGACGGCGGCAAGGCGGACGAGAGCAAGGCGCTGGTCATCGCCGCGTCCCCGAGCCCGCACGCCGACATCCTGAACTTCGTCAAGGACAAGCTGGCGGCCAAGAACGGCCTCAAGCTGGAGGTGAAGGAGTTCACGGACTACGTCCTGCCCAACACCGCCACCGAGCAGGGTCAGGTCGACGGCAACTACTTCCAGCACAAGCCGTACCTCGACGACTTCAACAAGAAGAACGGCACGCACATCGTGCCCGTCGTGAACGTGCACCTGGAGCCCCTCGGCCTCTACTCCAAGAAGATCAAGGCCATCGGTGACATCAAGCCCGGCCAGACGATCGCCGTGCCCAACGACACCACCAACGAAGGCCGCGCGCTCCAACTGCTGGCCACCAACAACCTGATCACCCTCAAGGAGGGTGTCGGCACCAGCGCCAAGCTGTCCGACATCACCGACAAGAAGGGCCTGGAGTTCAAGGAGCTGGAGGCCGCCACGGTCCCGCGCGCCCTGAACGACGTGGACGCCGCCATCATCAACGGCAACTACGCCATCGAGGCCAACCTCGCGCCCGCCAAGGACGCGCTGGTCCTGGAGAAGGCCGAGGGCAACCCCTACGCCAACTTCCTCGCCGTCAAGGACGGGAACCAGAACGACCCGCGCGTCCAGAAGCTCGCCAAGCTCCTGAACTCCGACGAGGTCAAGAAGTTCATCGAGGACAAGTACCAGGGCTCGGTCGTCCCCGCCTTCGGCGCCCCGAAGGCCTGA
- a CDS encoding methionine ABC transporter permease, whose translation MTWSEMQPLLTQGTYDTLYMVLWSTLVTVVGGLPIGILLVLTDKGGLLQNQPLNKVLGVIVNIGRSLPFIILLIFLIPVTTAVVGTFIGPTAMIVPLAIGAIPFFARLVETAVREVDHGLVEAVESMGGGVPTLVGKVLLPQALPSLIAGVTTTVITLVGYSAMAGAVGGEGLGSKAITYGFQRFETGFMVATVVVLIALVTVIQLIGDGVVRVLARRGRTA comes from the coding sequence GTGACCTGGTCCGAGATGCAGCCCCTGCTCACCCAGGGCACGTACGACACCCTCTACATGGTCCTGTGGTCCACCCTGGTGACCGTGGTCGGCGGCCTGCCCATCGGCATCCTCCTCGTCCTCACCGACAAGGGCGGCCTGCTGCAGAACCAGCCGCTCAACAAGGTCCTCGGCGTGATCGTGAACATCGGCCGCTCGCTGCCGTTCATCATCCTGCTGATCTTCCTGATCCCGGTCACCACGGCGGTCGTCGGCACCTTCATCGGACCCACCGCCATGATCGTCCCGCTCGCCATCGGCGCCATCCCCTTCTTCGCGCGGCTCGTCGAGACGGCCGTCCGCGAGGTGGACCACGGCCTCGTCGAGGCCGTCGAGTCCATGGGCGGCGGCGTGCCGACCCTGGTCGGCAAGGTCCTGCTGCCCCAGGCCCTGCCCTCCCTGATCGCCGGCGTCACCACCACCGTGATCACCCTCGTCGGCTACTCCGCCATGGCGGGCGCCGTCGGCGGCGAGGGACTCGGCTCCAAGGCCATCACGTACGGCTTCCAGCGCTTCGAGACCGGCTTCATGGTCGCCACCGTCGTGGTCCTGATCGCCCTCGTCACCGTGATCCAGCTGATCGGCGACGGCGTGGTACGCGTCCTCGCCCGCCGCGGCCGGACGGCCTGA